A portion of the Desulfovibrio sp. Huiquan2017 genome contains these proteins:
- a CDS encoding PAS domain-containing sensor histidine kinase, which produces MAKQKPLCGIHRLLFISMIVIPAIPLLISAAIGFYSFAGESRRFAVSSIRQAAVDRTMLIDEFLHERRSDLESFLALLPEDALSGPRAQEEVEAWLRTGGQVFQDMGLIDPQGRHAAYSGPFGLSGKNYSGADWYKETLENGYYISDVFLGYRKVPHFVVAVARRMHGQVWMLRATINPTVFGNMVNAPGIGSTGEAYILNRDGVFQTNRRSGGILLEHDDYPYPAQAENLISFTGADDGEDYLFASARLNDGKWRLVVRQQKEEAFHAVVMAGYTVIFVLLCGGAVIVILALVVSRRLSETLHGQAEAVSKLEGQLLQAARLAELGEMAAGFAHEINNPLQIMKTDLALLDLTLKDVTDECSNREACDELKEIADQFQIQIGRCAAITREILRFGRQDAPQVQDVDLTDFLPKVGAMVENKAQVNGIGVTCEVAPDIPHVLADPGQLQQVMINLLNNAIHAVVDRHGAKGGRIDVNAHADDRGNAVITVADNGCGINQESLSKIFMPFFTTKAPGQGTGLGLSVCHSIIDSLGGELTVASTKGEGTTFTVRIPGKSA; this is translated from the coding sequence CAAGCAGAAACCTCTTTGCGGGATACACAGATTGCTTTTCATCTCCATGATCGTCATCCCGGCGATCCCCCTGCTCATCTCGGCAGCCATCGGGTTCTACTCCTTTGCCGGAGAGTCCAGGCGCTTTGCCGTCTCCTCCATCCGCCAGGCCGCCGTGGACCGGACCATGCTCATCGACGAATTTCTTCATGAGCGGCGCAGCGACCTGGAATCGTTCCTGGCCCTGCTCCCCGAGGATGCCCTGAGCGGGCCCCGGGCGCAGGAGGAAGTCGAGGCGTGGCTACGCACCGGCGGACAGGTTTTCCAAGACATGGGCCTGATCGACCCGCAAGGGCGGCACGCAGCCTATTCCGGCCCCTTCGGCCTGTCCGGCAAGAATTACAGCGGCGCAGACTGGTACAAGGAAACCCTGGAGAATGGCTATTACATCAGCGACGTTTTTCTCGGCTACCGCAAGGTGCCTCACTTCGTCGTGGCTGTGGCCAGGCGCATGCACGGCCAGGTCTGGATGCTCAGGGCCACCATCAACCCCACGGTCTTCGGCAACATGGTCAACGCGCCGGGCATCGGCAGCACCGGTGAGGCGTACATCCTCAACCGGGACGGAGTGTTTCAGACCAACCGCCGCTCGGGCGGCATCCTGCTCGAACACGACGACTATCCCTACCCGGCCCAGGCCGAAAATCTCATCTCCTTCACGGGCGCGGACGACGGCGAGGACTATCTGTTCGCCTCGGCCCGCCTCAACGACGGCAAGTGGCGGCTTGTTGTCCGCCAACAGAAGGAGGAGGCCTTCCATGCCGTCGTCATGGCGGGCTACACGGTCATCTTCGTGCTGCTCTGCGGTGGGGCGGTCATCGTCATTCTGGCCCTCGTGGTCAGCCGCAGGCTGTCCGAGACCCTGCACGGCCAGGCCGAGGCGGTCAGCAAACTGGAAGGTCAGTTGCTCCAGGCCGCCCGCCTGGCCGAACTGGGGGAAATGGCCGCAGGCTTCGCCCACGAGATCAACAACCCGCTACAGATCATGAAAACCGATCTGGCCCTGTTGGACCTGACCCTCAAGGATGTGACCGACGAATGTTCCAACCGGGAGGCCTGCGACGAACTCAAGGAGATCGCCGACCAGTTCCAGATCCAGATCGGCCGCTGTGCGGCCATCACCCGCGAGATTCTGCGCTTCGGGCGACAGGATGCACCGCAGGTCCAGGACGTGGACCTGACCGACTTCCTGCCCAAGGTTGGGGCCATGGTTGAGAACAAGGCCCAGGTCAACGGCATCGGCGTGACCTGCGAGGTGGCTCCGGACATTCCGCATGTTCTGGCGGACCCGGGCCAGTTGCAGCAAGTCATGATCAACCTGTTGAACAACGCCATCCACGCGGTGGTGGACCGTCACGGGGCCAAAGGCGGGCGCATCGACGTGAACGCGCACGCCGACGACCGGGGCAACGCGGTGATCACCGTGGCCGACAACGGCTGCGGCATCAATCAGGAAAGCCTGTCCAAGATATTCATGCCCTTCTTCACTACCAAAGCGCCCGGCCAGGGCACGGGGTTGGGCCTCTCCGTGTGCCATTCCATCATCGACTCCCTCGGGGGGGAGCTGACCGTGGCCAGCACCAAGGGCGAAGGCACAACCTTCACCGTTCGTATCCCCGGCAAGAGTGCGTAA
- a CDS encoding PAS domain-containing sensor histidine kinase has protein sequence MSSSTYSRLKWYLVLITLVFSLIPLFALGYVIHYEFRQTYEEKLTDNLRLMVSNRRDAISMFLNERVVQLQMLADIHSFAEMSNQAYLNKVFDAIHGTSSSFFDIGVIGQNGSHEAYCGPFDLMEVNYRDEPWFHQAMLKGLYISDVFMGFRNFPHFIIAVKRQEAGRTWILRATIDSEIFTSLVRNVRTGKQGDAYIVNDQDVLQTPARFGGKALTKVNLPVHPQGEGVEIQSWRRDDVPVIAGITPLPNTNWRLVIMENPEEELSPLMRTSSLIYALFGACALMIFVGAYVTVSAAVSRLRASDRQRAAMDAAVMQSSKMASLGKLAAGVAHEVNNPLSIIRESAGWIRDIINDGELGDSPAVDELQEAVSDIDRHVERARTVTHRMLGFARRMEPLQEDVDLNMLVNQTASFLENETRHRNIEVVTELDPDLPLITTDANQVQQVILNLLENAIDAIDRDGQISVVTRTADNGVVLNIADSGPGIPKENLSKVFDPFFTTKPTGEGTGLGLSIVYSTMNKLGGSIRVNSEPGQGTTFTLRLPLAGPKLTGGKEEA, from the coding sequence ATGAGTTCCAGCACCTACTCCAGGCTCAAGTGGTACCTGGTGTTGATCACCCTGGTTTTCTCCCTGATCCCGCTTTTTGCCCTGGGATACGTAATCCACTACGAATTCCGACAGACCTATGAGGAAAAGCTGACCGACAACCTGCGGCTCATGGTCTCCAACCGGCGGGACGCCATCTCCATGTTCCTCAACGAACGGGTGGTCCAGCTCCAAATGTTGGCCGACATCCACTCGTTCGCCGAGATGTCGAACCAGGCCTACCTGAACAAGGTCTTCGACGCCATCCACGGGACGTCCAGCTCCTTCTTCGACATCGGCGTCATTGGCCAAAACGGCAGCCACGAGGCCTACTGCGGTCCGTTCGATCTCATGGAGGTCAACTACCGTGACGAGCCGTGGTTCCACCAAGCCATGCTCAAGGGGCTGTACATCAGCGACGTGTTCATGGGTTTCCGCAACTTCCCGCACTTCATCATCGCGGTAAAGCGGCAGGAAGCGGGCCGGACCTGGATTCTGCGCGCGACCATCGACTCCGAGATCTTCACCTCGCTGGTGCGCAACGTGCGCACCGGCAAGCAGGGCGACGCCTACATCGTCAACGACCAGGACGTGCTCCAGACCCCGGCGCGTTTCGGCGGCAAGGCCCTGACCAAGGTCAACCTGCCCGTGCATCCGCAAGGCGAAGGCGTGGAAATCCAGTCCTGGCGACGGGATGACGTCCCGGTCATCGCCGGGATCACGCCTCTGCCCAACACCAACTGGCGGCTGGTCATCATGGAGAACCCCGAAGAGGAACTCTCCCCCCTGATGCGAACCAGTTCGCTCATCTACGCCCTGTTCGGGGCCTGCGCCCTGATGATCTTCGTCGGGGCCTATGTAACCGTATCTGCGGCCGTATCCCGGCTGCGGGCCTCGGACCGCCAGCGCGCGGCCATGGACGCGGCGGTCATGCAGTCGAGCAAGATGGCCTCCCTGGGCAAATTGGCCGCCGGCGTGGCCCACGAAGTAAACAATCCCCTGTCCATCATCCGGGAAAGCGCGGGCTGGATCAGGGACATCATCAATGACGGCGAGTTGGGCGACAGCCCGGCCGTGGACGAACTCCAGGAGGCGGTCTCGGACATCGACCGCCATGTGGAGCGGGCCCGGACCGTGACCCACCGCATGCTCGGCTTCGCCCGGCGCATGGAGCCCCTCCAGGAGGACGTGGACCTGAACATGCTCGTCAACCAGACCGCCTCTTTCCTGGAGAACGAGACCCGGCACCGGAACATCGAGGTCGTTACCGAGCTGGACCCGGATCTGCCGCTGATCACCACCGACGCCAACCAGGTACAACAGGTCATCCTGAACCTCCTGGAGAATGCCATCGACGCCATCGACCGCGACGGCCAGATATCGGTGGTCACCCGGACCGCCGACAACGGGGTGGTCCTGAACATCGCCGACAGCGGGCCGGGCATCCCCAAGGAGAACCTGTCCAAGGTCTTCGATCCCTTCTTCACCACCAAGCCCACCGGCGAGGGGACCGGATTGGGCCTGTCCATCGTCTACAGCACCATGAACAAGCTGGGCGGGAGCATAAGGGTCAACAGCGAACCCGGGCAGGGCACGACCTTCACCCTCCGCCTGCCCCTCGCCGGCCCGAAATTAACCGGCGGCAAGGAGGAAGCATGA
- a CDS encoding PEP/pyruvate-binding domain-containing protein codes for MKTALKTLFHFIHGNPEGKREAVDKFLNKSEDFRLLLSANGKALELMAEMTDAARSGQPSGITRVRAYSVMVASSVRQMIERLCRMAPGKYDGLREAFNEIVRNMDQAFSGPAKGPLGPPVLRMRDVRAIDLPETGSKVAMLGEIRAELGAIVPRGFAITASAFRLFMQTTGLDDEINRLIQIHDGTTLEELSDLAASIRQAIDLAPMPRELEEAVREQCARLGDIRFAVRSSALGEDSEQTGFAGQFVSKLGVKPPQVTDAYRAVIASMYSATAITYVRNRGLREDEMVMAVGCMEMVDAVAGGVIYTRPPVGGGLDKVIINAVPGLPCAVVDGSSLADSWTVDRETGKIVTRDIAEKEIRFVLTSGGQVRKEKLYGGRELAPAISDHDAERLAALALRIEAHFGHPQDIEWARDREGLLVILQCRPLTICEEPAELPATDEESRSLAILSGCIPASPGAAAGYVVKVETDEDMFRFPDGAVLLARNARPQLSALLPRAAALVAEFGSSVGHLANVAREYGIPALIGAPGAVERLSGVGVITVNGNNGTIYLGRRKRMIEREARPTARMRTTDVGLALERVLTFITPLHLTDPESPDFRPDGCRSMHDITRFCHEKAVSEMFTQDERPVAGARRLTGQQAMQYWLVDIGGGTSGTDQAGGESRRNITIGDVRSSPMRALWYGMMAVPWEGPPAPTMDGFMSVMTSAAQNPALAAGVRNDMGERNYFIVGGHYCNLQSRFGFHFCTIEGFAGDDPNVNYALFQFKGGGASMDRRQMRSRLVAEVLEKRGFIVEIRDDALFARLEGVSRQAVEQAMAMLGYLLMHTRQIDMSMAAPAMVVHYRDKFEADIEELLEGLPGELREAGCTA; via the coding sequence ATGAAGACCGCGCTTAAGACCCTGTTCCACTTCATCCACGGCAATCCTGAGGGAAAGCGTGAAGCGGTTGACAAGTTCCTCAACAAATCTGAAGACTTCCGACTTCTGCTCTCGGCCAACGGCAAGGCCCTGGAGCTCATGGCGGAGATGACGGACGCGGCCCGGTCGGGCCAGCCTTCCGGGATCACCCGGGTACGGGCCTACAGCGTCATGGTCGCCTCCAGCGTCCGCCAGATGATCGAACGCCTCTGCCGCATGGCCCCGGGCAAATACGACGGCTTGCGCGAGGCCTTCAACGAGATCGTCCGAAACATGGACCAAGCCTTTTCCGGACCGGCCAAGGGCCCTCTTGGGCCGCCGGTGTTGCGCATGCGCGACGTGCGCGCCATCGACCTGCCCGAGACCGGCTCCAAGGTGGCCATGCTTGGCGAGATCCGGGCCGAACTCGGCGCGATAGTGCCGCGCGGCTTCGCCATCACGGCCTCGGCTTTCCGACTGTTCATGCAGACCACCGGGCTGGATGACGAGATCAACAGACTGATCCAGATCCACGACGGAACCACCCTGGAGGAGTTGAGCGACCTGGCGGCCAGCATCCGCCAAGCCATCGACCTGGCTCCCATGCCCCGCGAACTGGAGGAGGCCGTGCGCGAACAGTGCGCCCGCCTGGGCGACATCCGTTTCGCCGTGCGCTCCAGCGCGCTGGGCGAGGACTCGGAACAGACCGGGTTCGCCGGGCAGTTCGTCTCCAAGCTCGGGGTCAAGCCTCCCCAGGTGACCGACGCCTACCGCGCGGTCATAGCGAGCATGTATTCGGCAACGGCCATCACCTACGTGCGCAACCGGGGGCTACGCGAGGACGAGATGGTCATGGCCGTCGGCTGCATGGAGATGGTAGACGCCGTGGCGGGCGGGGTAATCTACACCCGGCCGCCCGTGGGCGGGGGCTTGGACAAGGTCATCATCAATGCCGTGCCCGGCCTGCCCTGCGCCGTGGTGGACGGCAGTTCCCTGGCCGATTCCTGGACCGTGGACCGCGAGACCGGCAAGATCGTCACCCGGGACATCGCCGAAAAGGAAATCCGTTTTGTCCTGACCTCGGGCGGCCAGGTGCGCAAAGAAAAGCTTTACGGCGGCAGAGAGCTGGCCCCAGCCATCTCGGATCACGACGCCGAGCGGCTGGCCGCCCTGGCCCTGCGCATAGAAGCCCACTTCGGCCATCCCCAGGACATCGAGTGGGCCCGCGACCGCGAGGGACTGCTCGTCATTCTACAGTGCCGCCCCCTGACCATCTGCGAGGAGCCGGCCGAGCTCCCGGCCACGGACGAGGAAAGCCGAAGCCTGGCCATCCTCTCCGGCTGCATCCCGGCCAGCCCGGGCGCGGCCGCGGGCTACGTGGTCAAGGTGGAGACGGACGAGGACATGTTCCGCTTCCCGGACGGCGCGGTCCTGCTGGCCCGCAATGCCCGGCCGCAACTGTCCGCCCTGCTGCCCCGGGCCGCAGCCCTGGTGGCCGAGTTCGGCAGTTCCGTAGGCCATCTGGCCAACGTAGCCAGGGAGTACGGCATCCCCGCGCTCATCGGCGCGCCCGGCGCGGTGGAACGGCTCTCCGGCGTGGGAGTGATCACGGTCAACGGAAACAACGGGACCATCTATCTGGGACGGCGCAAGCGGATGATCGAGCGGGAGGCCCGCCCGACGGCCCGGATGCGCACCACGGACGTGGGTCTGGCCCTGGAACGGGTCCTCACATTCATCACCCCGCTCCACTTGACCGACCCCGAATCCCCGGACTTCCGGCCCGACGGATGCCGGTCCATGCACGACATCACCCGATTCTGCCATGAGAAGGCGGTCTCCGAGATGTTCACCCAGGACGAACGCCCCGTGGCGGGCGCGCGCAGACTGACCGGACAACAGGCCATGCAGTACTGGCTGGTGGATATCGGCGGCGGTACTTCGGGCACGGACCAGGCCGGGGGCGAATCCCGCCGGAACATCACCATCGGCGACGTCCGGTCGAGCCCCATGCGCGCCCTGTGGTACGGCATGATGGCCGTGCCCTGGGAAGGGCCGCCCGCGCCGACCATGGACGGATTCATGTCGGTCATGACCAGCGCGGCCCAGAATCCGGCTCTGGCGGCGGGCGTGCGCAACGACATGGGCGAACGCAACTACTTCATCGTGGGCGGCCATTACTGCAACCTGCAATCCAGGTTCGGCTTCCACTTCTGCACCATAGAGGGGTTCGCGGGCGACGACCCCAACGTCAATTACGCCCTGTTCCAATTCAAGGGAGGCGGGGCAAGCATGGACCGCCGCCAAATGCGCTCGCGCCTGGTGGCGGAAGTCCTGGAAAAGCGCGGGTTCATCGTTGAAATACGCGATGACGCCTTGTTCGCGCGCTTGGAAGGCGTCAGCCGCCAGGCCGTGGAACAAGCCATGGCAATGCTCGGCTACCTGCTCATGCACACCCGGCAGATCGACATGTCCATGGCCGCCCCGGCCATGGTCGTCCACTACCGCGACAAGTTCGAAGCGGACATCGAGGAACTGCTGGAAGGACTGCCCGGCGAACTGCGGGAAGCGGGGTGCACGGCATGA
- a CDS encoding DASS family sodium-coupled anion symporter yields the protein MAQAKKKATGYDKFVNWKLLIIPVVIFVAILVLPTPQGMKKVGMQYSVGPKVVANYLCEQLFQKQSSDCDQWEILTARLMEQNMRMGALSKERLMKRNEKWAKKYKIPVDSANFKRALTYVGDNIPSDKYLTIMKGAFNKRLNGLNYDELSKKDQKNANKGAWSIKVAIAMVVFVVFCFMTECMPLPGVAFCIGLILVFTGVVSRSEVAGLYWDDAVWFIMGSLMFATAFVKTGVDKRMCLLMFKKLAVPNVRWITLIFFIVISPLAAFISDHALAAMFLPIGMLLYQNSLTDEIPEDKELAKMLMITIAMACNIGGPGAPSGGARNVIMMTYLTDMFGMDIGYAQWIMYCFPFVIVMIPITWIATNMLFKPRITSLAPAMRHLEGEISKMGKWNRNQVWAMVIFAVMVFGWFTEKEFYNMGIYPIRLGIGVIAVAGAVAYLLAGVVNWRDYQEKVDWGVVWLYAGAIIFGRTLDKTGAAYWLAQSVIDLLAPLGMSHGIPLMLTSNGLTAVLTNLMADGPAAAAVGPITLNMASIVHPGTTFLPFMAMATAVASSFAYCLIIGTPPNAIVYASGYLEPKDYLRVGIPMWFIANIMIVVLTAIYWTGLGFGSLPSF from the coding sequence ATGGCTCAAGCAAAGAAGAAAGCAACCGGTTACGACAAGTTCGTCAACTGGAAGCTGCTCATAATTCCGGTGGTAATTTTCGTCGCGATCCTCGTTCTTCCCACCCCTCAGGGCATGAAGAAGGTAGGCATGCAGTATTCGGTCGGCCCCAAGGTCGTGGCCAACTATCTGTGTGAACAACTCTTCCAGAAGCAGAGTTCCGATTGCGACCAATGGGAAATCCTGACCGCACGCCTGATGGAACAAAACATGCGCATGGGCGCCCTCTCCAAAGAGCGGCTCATGAAGCGCAACGAGAAGTGGGCCAAAAAGTACAAGATCCCCGTGGATTCGGCCAACTTCAAGCGGGCGCTGACCTATGTCGGCGACAATATCCCGTCGGACAAGTATCTGACCATCATGAAGGGCGCCTTCAACAAGCGCCTGAACGGCCTCAATTATGACGAACTGTCCAAGAAGGACCAGAAAAACGCCAACAAGGGCGCGTGGAGCATCAAGGTCGCCATCGCCATGGTCGTATTCGTGGTCTTCTGCTTCATGACCGAGTGCATGCCGCTGCCCGGCGTGGCGTTCTGCATCGGCCTCATTCTGGTCTTCACCGGCGTGGTCTCGCGCAGCGAGGTCGCCGGGCTATACTGGGATGACGCGGTATGGTTCATCATGGGTTCGCTCATGTTCGCCACGGCCTTCGTCAAGACCGGTGTGGACAAGCGCATGTGCTTGCTCATGTTCAAAAAGCTCGCCGTGCCCAACGTCCGTTGGATCACGCTGATCTTCTTCATCGTCATCTCCCCGCTGGCGGCGTTCATCTCCGACCACGCCCTGGCGGCCATGTTCCTGCCCATCGGCATGCTGCTCTACCAGAACAGCCTGACCGACGAGATTCCCGAAGACAAGGAATTGGCCAAGATGCTGATGATCACCATCGCCATGGCCTGTAACATCGGCGGCCCCGGCGCCCCGTCCGGCGGCGCCCGCAACGTCATCATGATGACCTACCTGACCGACATGTTCGGCATGGACATCGGGTACGCGCAGTGGATCATGTACTGCTTCCCGTTCGTCATCGTCATGATCCCGATCACCTGGATCGCCACCAACATGCTCTTCAAGCCCCGCATCACCTCCCTGGCCCCGGCCATGCGCCACCTGGAAGGCGAAATCAGCAAGATGGGCAAGTGGAACAGAAACCAGGTCTGGGCCATGGTCATCTTCGCCGTCATGGTCTTCGGGTGGTTCACCGAGAAGGAATTCTACAACATGGGCATCTACCCCATCCGTCTCGGCATCGGCGTCATAGCGGTCGCGGGCGCAGTGGCCTATCTGCTGGCTGGCGTGGTCAACTGGCGTGACTATCAGGAAAAGGTGGACTGGGGCGTTGTCTGGCTGTACGCGGGCGCGATCATCTTCGGCCGCACCCTGGATAAGACCGGCGCCGCCTACTGGCTGGCCCAGTCCGTCATCGACCTGCTGGCCCCGCTGGGCATGAGCCACGGCATCCCGCTGATGCTCACCTCCAACGGCCTGACCGCCGTGCTGACCAACCTGATGGCCGACGGCCCGGCAGCCGCCGCGGTCGGTCCCATCACCCTGAACATGGCCAGCATCGTGCACCCCGGCACCACCTTCCTGCCGTTCATGGCAATGGCCACCGCAGTAGCGTCTTCCTTCGCCTACTGCCTGATCATCGGTACCCCGCCCAACGCCATCGTCTACGCCTCCGGCTACCTGGAGCCCAAGGACTACCTGCGCGTGGGTATCCCAATGTGGTTCATCGCCAACATCATGATCGTCGTCCTTACGGCGATCTACTGGACGGGTCTCGGGTTCGGCAGCCTGCCATCGTTCTGA
- a CDS encoding response regulator — protein sequence MNQIRVLVVDDEPDFLKLIQRRLTKRNVHVDTVINGEDALAFLRDNPVDVVILDVRMPGMSGIDTLKEIRKRFRDTEVIMLTGHGSLQSGIEGISLGAYDYILKPFSIDNLLGRIRAANEHAKLRIQRRGQL from the coding sequence ATGAACCAGATCCGCGTACTCGTGGTTGATGACGAACCCGATTTCCTGAAGCTCATCCAGCGGAGACTGACCAAGCGCAACGTGCACGTGGACACCGTGATCAACGGGGAGGACGCCCTGGCCTTCCTCCGCGACAACCCGGTGGATGTGGTCATACTCGACGTGCGCATGCCCGGCATGTCCGGCATCGACACCCTCAAGGAGATCCGCAAGCGGTTTCGCGACACCGAAGTCATCATGCTCACCGGGCACGGCTCCCTCCAATCCGGCATCGAGGGCATCAGTCTCGGGGCCTACGACTACATCCTCAAGCCGTTCTCCATCGACAACCTGCTCGGGCGCATCCGAGCGGCCAACGAACACGCCAAGCTGCGCATCCAGAGACGGGGACAACTATGA
- a CDS encoding Yip1 family protein: protein MEATREISTRMGIREYFETLMDVMRSPVRYFERVAEETGSRRALIFLMISALFYCSVSMTYFFENSLAMGMVMMLNALLMPAFGAVITFILIGMTGQERVPFARIFNIYAYASGAVMVISWIPGLAIVMEPVRAVLIGVGLHKAAGVGKLRAAALIVLTAVVLLLFFWSAAPIIVELKQLFH from the coding sequence ATGGAAGCGACACGCGAAATAAGCACCAGGATGGGGATCCGGGAATATTTCGAAACATTGATGGACGTCATGCGCTCGCCCGTGCGCTACTTTGAACGGGTCGCTGAGGAGACCGGCTCCCGCCGGGCGCTCATCTTCCTCATGATCTCGGCCCTGTTCTACTGCTCGGTGAGCATGACCTACTTTTTCGAGAACTCCTTGGCCATGGGCATGGTCATGATGCTCAACGCCCTGCTCATGCCCGCCTTCGGCGCGGTCATCACCTTCATCCTGATCGGCATGACCGGCCAGGAGCGGGTGCCCTTCGCCCGCATCTTCAACATCTACGCCTACGCCAGCGGCGCGGTCATGGTCATCTCCTGGATTCCGGGTCTGGCCATCGTCATGGAGCCCGTGCGGGCCGTGCTCATCGGCGTGGGGCTGCACAAGGCGGCTGGAGTGGGCAAGCTCAGGGCGGCCGCGCTCATCGTCCTGACCGCCGTGGTCCTGCTCCTCTTTTTCTGGTCCGCCGCGCCGATCATCGTCGAACTGAAGCAATTGTTCCACTAG
- a CDS encoding response regulator produces MKKIRLLLVDDETDFLNAYARRFARRNVETTLAASGQEAIDQVRENTFDVVVLDVMMPEMNGLETLRRLKAIEPDLPIIILTGHADSRVLIEGMDMGAFDFLLKPVGTDELYFKVLDAIRARHRGQP; encoded by the coding sequence ATGAAAAAGATACGCCTGCTTCTGGTTGACGACGAAACCGATTTCCTGAACGCCTACGCCCGCCGTTTCGCGCGCAGGAACGTGGAGACCACCCTGGCCGCCAGCGGCCAGGAGGCCATCGACCAAGTCCGCGAAAACACCTTCGACGTGGTCGTCCTCGACGTCATGATGCCGGAGATGAACGGGCTCGAAACCCTGCGGCGGCTCAAAGCCATAGAACCGGACCTGCCGATCATCATCCTCACCGGCCACGCCGATTCCCGCGTGCTCATCGAGGGCATGGACATGGGAGCCTTTGACTTCCTGCTCAAGCCGGTGGGCACGGACGAGCTTTATTTCAAGGTGCTGGACGCCATCCGCGCCCGCCATCGCGGCCAACCGTAG
- a CDS encoding response regulator translates to MVKIKVLMVDDEERFRTTTAKILARKGFDTILAASGEEALQKLAEKPDVVVLDVKMGGLDGHETLKLMKEKMPELPVIMLTGHGDMPGAKKALDTGAFDYLAKPCDVDLLSTKVQDAFEYATKAPYVEKLAKGIMIPLDEYTQIPLNSTVRDAITALESSMRHLMATDRLMDTGHRSVIVTNPDGSVAGLLSPLDLIDAIRPGYLSAPKPSMADSLQYSTMFWQGLFSSRVKEIMGNPVRDIMSDTLPVIDADANLMDVANNMITLPARRMLVRAGNEDIGIVREQELFYEIAKIISSS, encoded by the coding sequence ATGGTTAAAATCAAGGTCCTCATGGTCGACGATGAGGAGCGCTTCCGCACCACCACTGCGAAAATATTGGCCCGCAAAGGATTCGACACGATCCTGGCAGCCAGTGGCGAAGAGGCGTTGCAGAAACTGGCCGAAAAGCCGGACGTTGTCGTGTTGGATGTCAAGATGGGCGGCCTCGACGGTCACGAGACCCTCAAATTGATGAAGGAAAAGATGCCGGAACTCCCGGTGATCATGCTCACCGGGCACGGCGACATGCCCGGCGCGAAGAAGGCGCTGGACACCGGGGCCTTCGACTATCTGGCCAAGCCCTGTGACGTGGATCTCCTGAGCACCAAGGTTCAGGACGCCTTCGAGTACGCCACCAAGGCGCCCTATGTCGAAAAGCTGGCCAAGGGAATCATGATCCCTCTGGACGAGTACACCCAGATTCCCCTGAACAGCACCGTGCGCGACGCCATCACGGCGCTCGAATCGTCCATGCGCCACCTGATGGCCACGGACCGCCTCATGGACACCGGACACCGTTCGGTGATCGTGACCAACCCCGACGGCAGCGTGGCGGGCCTGCTCAGCCCGCTCGATCTGATCGACGCCATCCGGCCCGGCTACCTGTCCGCGCCCAAACCGTCCATGGCGGACAGTCTGCAGTACTCGACCATGTTCTGGCAGGGCCTGTTTTCCTCGCGGGTCAAGGAAATCATGGGCAATCCCGTCCGCGACATCATGTCCGACACCCTTCCGGTGATCGACGCCGACGCCAATCTCATGGACGTAGCCAACAACATGATCACCCTCCCGGCCCGGCGCATGCTCGTCAGAGCGGGGAACGAAGACATCGGTATCGTCCGCGAACAGGAACTCTTCTACGAAATCGCCAAGATCATTTCGTCCAGCTAA
- a CDS encoding response regulator: MEKMKILLVDDEERLLSTTKKLFEKLGIEACTATSGAEALEVLKTYEAHVIFLDIKMPGMDGMETLQHIKKDYPLSEVIILTGHATMETAVEGLKLGALDYLIKPVSMKDFLGKAEEAFEKVTLQKQKIHSARMAESAGQGELR; this comes from the coding sequence ATGGAAAAGATGAAAATCCTGCTCGTAGACGATGAAGAACGTCTGCTCAGCACCACGAAAAAGCTCTTCGAGAAGCTCGGCATCGAGGCATGCACGGCCACTTCGGGGGCCGAAGCCTTGGAGGTGCTGAAGACCTATGAAGCGCATGTCATCTTCCTCGACATCAAAATGCCCGGAATGGACGGCATGGAGACGCTGCAGCACATCAAGAAGGATTACCCCCTCAGCGAGGTCATTATCCTCACCGGTCACGCCACTATGGAAACCGCAGTGGAAGGGCTCAAGCTCGGCGCCTTGGACTATCTGATCAAGCCAGTCAGCATGAAGGATTTTCTCGGCAAGGCCGAGGAAGCCTTTGAAAAGGTCACGCTACAAAAACAGAAGATACATTCTGCCCGGATGGCCGAGTCCGCCGGTCAGGGTGAACTGCGCTAG